One genomic segment of Methanococcus voltae PS includes these proteins:
- a CDS encoding tyrosine-type recombinase/integrase encodes MNANMKDLILVNTGRSKTEITDENKWIAQFREEREFDRIKENTIKSDISRLKVFLAFCKKLDKEPDTLNRSEFTKFFNYLENERKLGNSVIQYFKLLKVFYRVLRLHNFKEFETECKERRRFSKFEVKHYDSIDSKILNEILKAILQHRSRSNLRDALMIRMLWDTGCRVSEVIGITYEDCDFKEAKFRIRNTKSSNERFVVCSSDTLNALKEYVKYNVNTGNSDPIFQSIRGGPVRRGWLSQVYRNAVVKLKEQGKIPKNRRVVVHSLRHGRAVELLNKGVPIEVVKEYLGHSSIETTLFYAHSKERTNILLNTIKKNL; translated from the coding sequence ATGAATGCTAATATGAAAGATTTAATTCTCGTAAACACTGGTAGAAGCAAAACAGAGATTACAGACGAAAACAAATGGATAGCACAATTTAGAGAAGAACGAGAATTCGACCGAATAAAAGAAAACACGATTAAAAGCGATATTTCAAGACTCAAAGTCTTCTTAGCATTCTGTAAAAAATTAGACAAAGAACCTGACACATTGAACAGGTCAGAGTTTACCAAATTTTTTAATTATTTGGAAAATGAACGAAAGTTAGGTAATTCAGTAATCCAATACTTTAAGCTTTTAAAAGTATTTTACAGGGTTTTAAGATTACACAACTTCAAAGAATTTGAAACAGAATGTAAAGAGCGAAGACGATTCAGCAAATTTGAAGTAAAGCACTATGATTCAATTGATTCAAAAATATTAAATGAAATTTTAAAAGCAATCTTACAGCACCGCAGTAGGTCAAATTTAAGAGATGCTTTAATGATTAGAATGTTATGGGACACAGGTTGCAGAGTTTCCGAAGTAATCGGAATCACTTACGAAGACTGTGACTTTAAAGAAGCTAAATTTAGAATTAGGAATACAAAATCCAGCAATGAGCGTTTTGTAGTATGTTCAAGTGACACATTGAACGCTTTAAAGGAATACGTTAAATATAACGTCAACACTGGCAACAGCGACCCTATATTCCAAAGTATAAGGGGCGGACCTGTAAGAAGAGGCTGGTTAAGCCAAGTATACAGGAACGCAGTAGTCAAGCTAAAAGAGCAGGGCAAAATCCCCAAGAATAGAAGGGTAGTAGTTCATTCCTTAAGACACGGGAGAGCCGTGGAACTATTAAATAAAGGTGTTCCGATTGAAGTTGTCAAAGAATACTTAGGACATAGTAGTATTGAGACAACACTATTCTATGCACACAGCAAAGAAAGAACAAACATATTATTGAACACCATTAAAAAGAATTTATAA
- a CDS encoding DUF2540 domain-containing protein, protein MRRYFNLYKNIGARELRYYVHKMENCENIAPETIAEIKNRNLKTKKLLTLSDKENEIVSRYGIGANFLLNCIIFQEEEYEC, encoded by the coding sequence ATGAGAAGATACTTCAATTTATACAAAAACATCGGAGCACGTGAGTTAAGATATTACGTCCATAAAATGGAGAATTGTGAAAACATAGCCCCTGAAACAATCGCAGAAATAAAAAATAGAAACTTAAAGACTAAAAAATTATTAACATTATCCGATAAGGAGAATGAAATAGTTTCCAGGTACGGAATAGGGGCAAATTTTCTATTAAATTGCATAATATTCCAAGAGGAAGAATATGAATGCTAA
- a CDS encoding DUF2080 family transposase-associated protein, with protein sequence MIILDEKLVKPYGTGAKINLSRKYLGKRAITIIIEDEEDSENLNELFSKNNIF encoded by the coding sequence ATGATTATCTTAGATGAAAAATTAGTAAAACCTTACGGAACAGGTGCTAAAATAAATCTGTCTCGTAAGTACTTAGGAAAACGTGCAATAACAATAATTATCGAAGATGAAGAAGATTCAGAGAATTTAAATGAATTATTTTCTAAAAATAATATTTTTTAA
- a CDS encoding restriction endonuclease, with product MSNKKGYYNLDSLDGYEFEEFVAQILRHNNYEDVVVTQRSNDKGKDIIAKSKKGKRFKYPVVVECKHQKSVGRPVVQKLQGALLHELGDSQYIKGMIVTSGTFTKGAIEYTEEINNMYSETMELELIDGKELIKRCKASNIVVKNGKIQINSDLTFENISEEEQFNYALNNLKNITGIEKVQYDIKCLRTYHPYFFVPYGVDSSTSTRVGCIYQVREKNKNMVLDGISGAVCEDVEAIYDENAKVIKIPKNDLKDLKPFEFSQKEIEDIVKDIIIDKYTKNVTYTGNNNVTYNKVCSPLRKDIFFKKTSAIYSPTYHNVININQNQYSQKIITNKTSVLELNNELTCCKVCGEKAENRYICPVCGKILCKKHTVFDYLDKSPVCQEHRIAQKLLLQNIYFSSPQSHYMFMEQWVNMNIIHKIICDKYVSMLLVILGVVIASYIL from the coding sequence ATGAGTAATAAAAAAGGATACTATAATTTAGATAGTTTAGATGGTTATGAATTCGAAGAATTTGTTGCACAAATATTGAGACATAATAACTATGAAGATGTAGTTGTAACCCAAAGAAGCAACGACAAAGGTAAAGACATCATAGCAAAGTCAAAAAAGGGTAAAAGATTTAAATACCCTGTTGTTGTAGAATGCAAGCATCAAAAAAGTGTTGGAAGACCCGTAGTTCAAAAATTACAAGGTGCACTATTACATGAACTCGGTGACAGCCAGTATATTAAAGGTATGATAGTAACTTCAGGAACATTTACAAAAGGTGCTATTGAATATACTGAAGAAATAAATAATATGTATTCCGAAACTATGGAATTAGAATTAATTGACGGAAAAGAACTAATTAAAAGATGCAAAGCTTCAAACATCGTTGTAAAGAATGGTAAAATACAAATCAATAGTGATTTAACCTTTGAAAATATTTCTGAAGAAGAACAGTTTAATTATGCACTTAATAACTTAAAAAATATTACTGGAATTGAAAAAGTTCAATATGATATTAAATGTCTTAGAACGTACCACCCTTACTTTTTTGTTCCCTACGGTGTAGATTCAAGTACTTCGACAAGAGTTGGTTGTATTTATCAAGTACGTGAAAAAAACAAGAACATGGTATTAGATGGAATTTCTGGAGCAGTTTGTGAAGATGTCGAAGCAATCTATGATGAAAATGCAAAAGTTATAAAAATCCCCAAAAATGATTTAAAAGATTTAAAACCTTTTGAATTCTCTCAAAAAGAAATAGAAGATATTGTAAAAGACATTATAATCGATAAATACACTAAAAACGTAACATACACTGGAAACAATAACGTAACATATAATAAAGTGTGTTCCCCATTGAGAAAGGATATATTTTTTAAAAAAACGTCTGCAATATACTCCCCTACCTATCATAATGTTATAAACATTAATCAAAACCAATATTCTCAAAAAATTATTACAAATAAAACTTCAGTATTGGAATTAAATAATGAATTAACTTGCTGTAAAGTCTGCGGAGAAAAAGCCGAAAATCGATATATTTGCCCAGTTTGTGGAAAGATACTTTGTAAAAAGCATACCGTATTTGATTACCTCGATAAGTCCCCAGTATGTCAAGAACATCGTATCGCTCAAAAATTACTCCTACAAAATATATATTTTTCCTCACCACAATCTCATTATATGTTTATGGAACAGTGGGTAAATATGAATATAATCCATAAAATAATATGTGATAAATATGTTTCAATGTTATTAGTAATATTAGGAGTAGTTATAGCTAGTTATATACTTTAA
- a CDS encoding DUF2080 family transposase-associated protein: MANTAKLDTDVYWGIISPHGNSARFSLPKVELGKEAILIILPDNESIKEKIIGSLVSIEGQ; the protein is encoded by the coding sequence ATGGCAAACACAGCTAAACTCGATACTGATGTATATTGGGGTATAATCTCCCCTCACGGTAATTCAGCGAGATTTTCTTTACCTAAGGTCGAATTGGGTAAGGAAGCTATCTTAATAATCTTGCCAGATAATGAATCCATTAAAGAAAAAATAATCGGTTCATTGGTAAGTATTGAGGGTCAATAA
- a CDS encoding DUF2080 family transposase-associated protein, giving the protein MIITKERLIKPRGNGAEIGVSRKHLGKLGIAIVLEDENELKRLKNDLINLGYSIGV; this is encoded by the coding sequence ATGATAATCACAAAAGAACGGTTAATAAAACCAAGAGGCAACGGGGCTGAAATTGGCGTATCCCGTAAACACTTAGGTAAATTAGGTATTGCTATAGTTTTAGAAGATGAAAACGAGCTTAAACGATTAAAAAATGACCTAATAAATTTAGGTTATAGTATTGGGGTATAA
- a CDS encoding winged helix-turn-helix domain-containing protein, with protein sequence MIINLIKKKHVDRILKLLYESNELYFGQLTSILGIDTGNLSKILNEMYKLGLLKKREEKTEYKLPRTYYSLTEKGLKLIKLYIEIENLDNTNCENKNIIDNSKNKVINNSGIVIGDTKDSNITIKK encoded by the coding sequence ATGATAATTAATTTAATTAAAAAAAAGCATGTGGATAGAATTCTAAAATTACTTTATGAATCTAACGAATTGTATTTTGGACAACTTACATCTATATTAGGGATAGATACGGGTAATTTAAGCAAAATTTTAAATGAAATGTACAAATTAGGTTTACTTAAAAAAAGGGAAGAAAAAACAGAGTATAAGTTACCCCGAACTTATTATTCACTCACTGAAAAAGGTTTGAAATTAATAAAATTATACATTGAAATTGAAAATTTAGATAATACAAATTGTGAAAATAAAAATATAATTGATAATTCTAAAAATAAAGTTATAAATAATTCTGGAATAGTAATTGGAGATACTAAAGATTCCAATATTACTATAAAAAAATAA
- a CDS encoding DUF3644 domain-containing protein, translating to MESSIESALLAVEIYNRPRAPFKVENYISLMIIAWMRLFHAYFNKTIGEKYYYKEKNGRYKLYDKEKKAWELGTCVKKFKKNNSLKEGVEENIKLFIGLRNKIEHRHIDKDEISFQLFGECQALLYNYEELLVELFGEEYALNESLAFSLQFSKSQNNNLDQAYKKMISSNSQELLDYITKYRNKLPQDIFDSQNFSIKLIQIPRITSSNRADAAIQFVNWNSLSEEDKQKYIKINAIIKEKVVKTEAINVGSLKPMMIVNQIKREVTKDFYIKDFVHLYRIFKIRPKDKEQEELEGTITNTKYCHYDIIHKDYIYRKSWLDFIKSLILEKKLSREELWAKADAGETLDISEFE from the coding sequence TTGGAAAGTTCTATTGAATCTGCATTACTGGCAGTAGAGATTTATAATCGTCCTAGGGCACCGTTTAAAGTAGAAAATTATATCTCATTGATGATTATAGCATGGATGCGGTTATTTCATGCATATTTTAATAAAACCATTGGTGAAAAATATTATTATAAAGAAAAAAATGGACGATATAAGCTTTATGATAAAGAAAAAAAAGCATGGGAACTCGGAACATGTGTTAAAAAATTTAAAAAAAATAATAGTTTAAAAGAAGGGGTTGAAGAAAATATTAAATTATTTATAGGGCTAAGAAATAAAATTGAACATAGACATATTGATAAAGATGAGATAAGTTTTCAATTATTTGGAGAGTGTCAAGCACTATTGTACAATTATGAAGAACTTCTTGTTGAATTGTTTGGCGAAGAATACGCACTAAATGAAAGTCTAGCATTTTCACTGCAATTTTCAAAATCCCAAAATAATAATTTAGATCAGGCGTATAAAAAAATGATATCATCCAATTCACAAGAACTTTTGGATTATATTACGAAGTATAGAAATAAACTACCCCAAGATATATTTGACTCACAAAATTTTAGCATAAAATTAATACAAATTCCAAGAATTACTAGTTCTAATCGAGCAGATGCTGCAATTCAATTTGTAAATTGGAATTCATTATCAGAAGAAGATAAACAAAAATATATTAAAATCAATGCAATAATTAAAGAAAAAGTAGTAAAAACAGAAGCTATCAACGTAGGTTCTTTAAAGCCCATGATGATTGTCAACCAAATTAAAAGAGAGGTTACTAAAGATTTCTATATAAAAGATTTTGTCCATTTATATAGAATATTTAAAATCAGACCTAAAGATAAAGAACAAGAAGAGTTAGAAGGTACTATAACAAATACGAAATATTGTCATTATGATATAATACATAAGGATTATATCTATAGAAAATCTTGGTTAGATTTTATTAAAAGCTTAATTTTAGAAAAAAAATTAAGTCGTGAAGAATTGTGGGCCAAAGCGGATGCAGGAGAAACTTTAGATATTTCAGAATTTGAATAA